One Artemia franciscana chromosome 6, ASM3288406v1, whole genome shotgun sequence DNA window includes the following coding sequences:
- the LOC136028426 gene encoding uncharacterized protein LOC136028426 isoform X2 gives MSSAILIRPRWAINNQFTLPLVTQGTGKLSVRGLFQVFLPFTLFLDSLFDESEGVVSKRSVAETDQLQIFRTLESVLSTMGVDGRACLLRTICELQSNPIMNSGLIGEILMLVLTPKQGENEFLHDYLEAEKVGRMRNATAKGCGRQFRSCPFSVFEVIKKWSKSPQTEQTIYFDDNNEKRDSSAEDASSSVEVFDNEL, from the exons a TGTCAAGTGCGATTCTAATCCGTCCCAGATGGGCCATCAACAACCAGTTCACTCTCCCACTGGTAACACAAGGAACAGGAAAATTGTCAGTTCGGGGCCTATTCCAGGTCTTCCTACCATTCACGCTATTTTTGGATTCTTTGTTTGATGAATCTGAAGGTGTAGTCAGTAAAAG GAGTGTGGCTGAAACTGATCAACTACAGATTTTTCGTACTTTGGAGTCTGTTTTGTCAACGATGGGAGTAGATGGCAGAGCTTGTCTTCTTCGGACAATTTGTGAATTGCAGAGTAATCCAATCATGAATAGTGGCCTTATTGGGGAAATTCTAATGCTAGTTTTAAC tcctaAACAAGGAGAGAATGAATTCCTTCATGACTACCTAGAAGCCGAAAAGGTGGGCCGTATGAGAAATGCGACAGCAAAAGGCTGTGGACGTCAGTTCCGAAGCTGTCCATTTTCCGTCTTTGAGGTTATCAAAAAATGGAGCAAGTCTCCACAAACTGAAcaaactatttattttgatgATAACAATGAAAAGAGAGACTCCAGTGCAGAAGATGCCAGTAGTAGTGTTGAAGTATTTGACAACGAACTGTGA
- the LOC136028426 gene encoding uncharacterized protein LOC136028426 isoform X1, which yields MNACLMLICFSKIFVSTYGTEVSSAILIRPRWAINNQFTLPLVTQGTGKLSVRGLFQVFLPFTLFLDSLFDESEGVVSKRSVAETDQLQIFRTLESVLSTMGVDGRACLLRTICELQSNPIMNSGLIGEILMLVLTPKQGENEFLHDYLEAEKVGRMRNATAKGCGRQFRSCPFSVFEVIKKWSKSPQTEQTIYFDDNNEKRDSSAEDASSSVEVFDNEL from the exons TGTCAAGTGCGATTCTAATCCGTCCCAGATGGGCCATCAACAACCAGTTCACTCTCCCACTGGTAACACAAGGAACAGGAAAATTGTCAGTTCGGGGCCTATTCCAGGTCTTCCTACCATTCACGCTATTTTTGGATTCTTTGTTTGATGAATCTGAAGGTGTAGTCAGTAAAAG GAGTGTGGCTGAAACTGATCAACTACAGATTTTTCGTACTTTGGAGTCTGTTTTGTCAACGATGGGAGTAGATGGCAGAGCTTGTCTTCTTCGGACAATTTGTGAATTGCAGAGTAATCCAATCATGAATAGTGGCCTTATTGGGGAAATTCTAATGCTAGTTTTAAC tcctaAACAAGGAGAGAATGAATTCCTTCATGACTACCTAGAAGCCGAAAAGGTGGGCCGTATGAGAAATGCGACAGCAAAAGGCTGTGGACGTCAGTTCCGAAGCTGTCCATTTTCCGTCTTTGAGGTTATCAAAAAATGGAGCAAGTCTCCACAAACTGAAcaaactatttattttgatgATAACAATGAAAAGAGAGACTCCAGTGCAGAAGATGCCAGTAGTAGTGTTGAAGTATTTGACAACGAACTGTGA